A window of Gossypium raimondii isolate GPD5lz chromosome 7, ASM2569854v1, whole genome shotgun sequence genomic DNA:
atgaacagaaatactgtcgaaatttaaaaaaaataaaaatgaatgaagcCAATTAGcctaaatttatatgaatttatgattcttttatatatgttcGTTACTTATctaagaattatttgtaaaatttttcgAGAtatctagtaatgcctcgtaaccctgtttcgacgacggtttagggttaggggaTGTTACAATACCAAAAGGACAACTCATCTGACTCAAACCAATTATCGTCATCATCAAATTTATCCATCTATGCGTCTATGTTCTAGGCTAAAGGTTTGTCGAGCTCAATTGTTTCATATGACGATATCTCTTATGAATTGCAAAAAGACTTTATTGGGTATTTGGGCCAATTAGTCTTTTTATCATCTAACTCATTAGTAGGTTCGTAGGGATACCTTTCTTTTCCATATTCACTATCTGAACTCCATTGGTCTATCGAGGCTCAATCCAACCAACTTGATTCTACGTCATCGTATAAATCATCCTACGTCTTTCCTTCATACCAATTATAATCATCATTAATTGCACTTATGATAAATTTGCTTaatcaacaagaaaaataacgaaataataaaaatgaaaataaagtcaaaataataaattaataaaattagcaCACTATCTAACTTTTTCGTCTTTTGACTAGTATTATTCTACAAAGTAATTGATTCAATAACAATTATCACCGTCGCAATTCCCAGAAAcgacgccaacaacttgaccgcctcccGACGTACTAACATCgagagtgtgaatactactaCAAGAGATATGGAATTGAGGCGGTGTCTACAAGTAtatgggtcaggttgtaatatagtttgtttacaacgaaacacttaGTAAGTATTCTAGGATTGTACCCTAAGGATTGCAGTTTGGGGAAAACTGTTATTAAGCCAATTACCAAAAATAACTACTAGTCTACTTGGGCCatgaattagtagtgttaatctAGAAGCATGATaagtaataatagtaataataaactaaatgaATTGAACTATACCTAAATCTACTCCTAAGTTCATGTATCGGTTTCTCCTATCCCTTGTTTTGACTATACGGGTTCCTTTAGCCTAGATCCAATTGCTTTACCTAACTAATTATTGATGTAGGGTTTTAAATAATTGACTACTAATTATCCTAGTAGGGCTTCTCAACCTTCTACTAACCTAACTAGTCGGAAAGAACTATTCATCTCTCGATGACACAGTTCGGACCGAGGTAGGGTAAGGTTTTCACGAATAAGCAATACCAGTTTCAGGTTAATTCTCACCTATATGACTTCCTAGGATCGTCAAacttagggtttaagttcttccttccCTAACCATTGATCTGTTAAGTGATGATTGGTAGGCAATACCGATTTCGGGTGAATTcctacctaaatgacttcctaaggTCGTCAATCTTAGGGTTTAATTACACTTAACCAGATCCAACCAATCCAAATTAAACTCTACCTGTCAACCAATTAATTAGGTTAATATAGTTGAAACATGCGAAATAtgtataaacataaattaattctaatctttatacaaacattcaattaacaatgttaaagaaagagatataaagaatagaataaaGGAAAGAGATGCTCATGGATTTCATCAATGTAAAAGTGCGACTCCGAAGTAATCTCCGTTCGCGATCGTCTAACGTCAAAATAGGATCTTCCGATTACACgaacataaaataaactaagtaaaaactaAGAACGAAATAAAAAACCTAAGAAAACTTTTTGTCTCCCTCCAATTGTGTGTTTAATCTGGTTACAATgacctttatataggctaaactCGAAATATTAAAGTGCCTAAACTATCCTTGAAGTACTTAGAATTCAATTAGGAAAAATACTCCTAATTGCCCTAAAAAACTCAGCTATCATATGCAGGGATTTTTGGGCAGCGTAGAAGTCATGTCGCAACATAGGTCGATGTAGCGACATAATAGGCAGTTTCGCTCCATGACTTGTTTTTGCTTCTTTATTCGGTGTTGCGACATCGATGTCTTAGTGTGCGACATAAGCAACAGTCTTGGCTCGAATATGCATCTTTAGATCCCGATTTGTCCTACAAGACCATataaccttatttagatatcTAAGATGTAacaaaaactactaaaaaacataaatcgctatttcaaacataaaaacataaatatatactaagatgatttgatttactattaaacaagctacaattatgtgtaaaaagggatgtaaataatagtataatttGTGGTAGATCACACAACATCATAAAatatcttccaaaatctgaatcACTCTCTAAGGCTAACCATTGGTCTATAGATGAAAAGTTGTATTGAAATTCAACCTTGTCCCCAAAGCCTCATGTAATTTCTTCTAAAATCGCAATGTAAAATAGATATCTCTAtcgaaaatgataaaaacaagCACACCGTGAAGTCTCACTATCTCAACAGTGTTCAACTCTTTAATGTACACCTTCGAAGCTTCATGAGAATTTCACAATAGCAATCAAACCatataaaaattgtgaaaatttctttctgattttttaaaaagaaatatgcaGAACATTTTTTAGATAGATTTTGCCCACAACACAAAGGTTTcactaatatattttatctcAAGTAAAGTCACTTTAAAACCTTTCATTAGACTGAGGgcaatttttatacatatccCTGTTTGGACCTCAACAACTAGGACAACCCCATCACATCACCATTAACATACCATGTAATCTCACCACATCAAATCACATAGTTAAGTTAACAATACACTcctattgaatttttagatttttagaatATTGTGTttgaaaagataattttttatgttattatatttttttatattttcaagatttttatttgaatttttaaactttttggattatttattttaaaaattctatttattatgacatggatttgatgtaAATTTTGTACAcgtgttatatttttatttattgtttattatattatcattaattttaatgaCCAATGGGGTATTAACTATTACactgaaatttataaattattaaataaatgattagatttactaaaattaaagtatagagattagTTATGAAAGTTGAGTAAAGTATAGGGCTTAAGTAGaacttgatataaaattttcaaatatatgagggttaaaatgaaaattatacaaGAATAAGGGTTAGAAATGAAATATCTCTCTTTCTAAATAAAAGTTTGGAAGAATTTTGAATTGACAAGAATactctttattttctatcatattactaaattcacatttaaaataaaaattaaagtaaaaataattacaatttaatagAAGATGTGATAattattacacatttaaaatattataatttaatgtaattattagttaaaaaatgttgggttaattttaaaatagagttattatttaaatagaactCTAAGCATATAATGTAAGGGAAAATTTGtgataattatcatttaaattataattattagttaaaaaatttatttaagaaaacttatattaattttatttgtgtaaaagacacttaattaatatattaaaattaataaagctAATCAActcttatttttgaataatgtcattttgaattaattagataaaataaaattatattgatgattgaataggttgaaaatgttttaattatgctttgaaaactttttttgaattaataaaataatattttttaattatattcaatattttaaataaaaattatcttacttaattatgaaattgaaaatataagtttttaaaaattaattaaatattaaacaggTAAAGTAAGCTAGTATTTATTAAAGAGGAAAGTCCCGAAAGCATGTCCccaaaaacaaagtaaaaagcCCCAGCCCTAGCCACCGCCCTAGAAGATTTTATATTCATCGTCGAAATTACTGTTCGACGCTCAAAAGCTTCTCTTTTTCCGGGTATAATTTCCCTTTCCTCTTTTAATTTCTGCGTTTTCGATCGCTGAACTGATTATACTCATATGATATTACGATATTGCTTATTGCCTTCGAATGGATCTGTAttgcaattttatataaatagattttgATGGGAATCCAATTCGAAACCTAGAAACAGTGCAAGAGGTtgtttgtttataataataataaatgttccctgcatatatgttttttttctctaattgtTGCTTCCAGATGATAGATATTGATGAATATAATCGGTTGGGCAGGGAATTTTATATGGTTAGTTTGTTTTAGTATCGATGGCAAACAGACCAGACCCAGATATCGATGATGATTTCAGTGAAATTTACAAGGAGTACACTGGCCCGCTAGGGTCCGCAGTTTCCAAGGCAGAAGATAGGGTGAAAGAGAATAAACGTTCTCATGCTGCTTCAAATGAGGAAGAGGAACAGCGTGACCCCAATGCTGTCCCCACTGACTTCACAAGCCGGGAAGCCAAGGTCTGGGAGGCTAAATCCAAGGCTACTGAGAGGAATTGGAAGAagaggaaagaagaagaaatgattTGCAAAATATGTGGAGAATCGGGTCACTTTACTCAGGTATTAACTATAAATGGGTTTGTGTTTCTGTTCGAGTGTACCATTAGTTGCTTCGATAACACAGATATCATGAATAACCTGTTTATAATGTGATAAACATTTACCTGCTTGTATATgtaaccccccccccccactttcttttttctgcttttatcttttcattctgCACTCACAATTTCTTATTGAAGTAATGGCGGATATCCCTGTTTGAGCTAGGTAGAAGTAATGGTGGAATTTCTTAATTTCCTAGAGAAGAGAAGATTCATTCCCTTGTTTCTTAGGTGTGATGCTGTTTCATATATTTGTAGGGTTGCCCCTCCACTCTTGGAGCAAATCGCAAGTCTCAAGATTTTTTTGAAAGGGTACCCGCTAGAGACCCACATGCCAGAGCACTTTTCACCGAGAAAGTTATTCAGAGGATCGAGAAAGATATTGGTTGCAAAATCAAAATGGACGAGAAGTTTATAATTGTTAGTGGTAAGGATAGGTTAATATTGAAAAAGGGTGTGGATGCTGTACACAAAGTAAAGGATGAAAGTGATCAAAGGGGCTCTTCTAGTTCTCGCATGAGCAGATCAAGGTCACCTGAGCGAAGTCCTGTTGGTGCACGGTTGCGACGTCCTGAATCACAAAGGGCTCATTCAGGACCACATAACTCACTACACTTCCAACAACGATTTGGTAGGCAAGATAAGGCTGTGGAAGACCGTGTACTTGAGGATCTAcggaaaatttctagagattcTCCGCAAGGTAGGGACAGCATAGGATATGTTTACGGCATCAATATAAAGCTGGTAATCCCATGCTCGTGGCGTGTTTGCTGTCTAGGTTATCCTGTATgttcttataaaaattatttgattgtaaattttaacaatgctgcttacattttatcatttgttgCAGCAAGAGGTAAGTTCTTATGTCAAGCATTATGTATACGATTCTGAAGTAATGTCAAGAGTTGGTCCGAATTGAATGGATTGTCTCCAAAACTTATTTACTGAAAGCATTTGTGGATTGCAACGGATGGGTGCACTTTGTGAATATAAGATATTGTGTCTAGTTAAAAGCTGATCTTTGCACATTTGAATCAAGTGCTTACCATACTCTTCATTTCATGAAGCTTATGGTAATGATGGAGCTAGAAGTCGCTCGAGCCACTCTAAATCCCCAGGCCGTTTGCCTTATGGTGGCAACTCATTTAATTCCTACGATGGTCATAATCGAAACATGGGAGCTTATAGAACTGAGGGATGGGATACTGAGAGACGGGGATCTGATTTGCAATCTGGCAATCAGTTTGAATACCATGCCTTCCCTCAAACGTTAGATGAGTTGGAGTTGGAATTTAAGAGAGAGGCAATGGAACTTGGAAGAATTCGTgataaggaagaagatgaagagaattatAAGCATCGGGAGGTAAGATGTTTATCTTGTTTGACTATCGTGTGTGCTTTTGGTGCTAAATGGTTTCTTTGACAAGCCTATATCTTTCTGAGATAaggtaaaaaattttatatcttaGTTATCAATGTTGGATTGTAACTTTCTGTACTGTTAATTAACTACAATGAACACCATGAAGTTCAAAACTCTAAAGCCGGAAACAGAGGTTTTTGTTCTTACTTTGTTTCTTAGTAGAACATAATCCTGGAGTGCTGTGTAGACTTTTTCCCTCTTGTTCATCCTTATAGGGCTAATCTGTATACCCTTAGACTATCTCTGTTTATGGAAAGCCATACATCATTTAGATTGTTTATGGGCTTCTTATGGTGTGGGTTGAATGTTAGAGATGAGTGTGTGAGGTATCTATCAGTGTCAATGTGCTCTCACGTTGAATTGTCTGACCTTTTTTACACTGGGGGACAAGAAGAAAGAACTGCTGTTGTGTGGTCTTCATCATCGAATGATATAGGGAGAGGAGAGCCATTCCTCTGTTTGTTGTATCAGCATGGAAATTCTGATTCTGACTTatggttttacaaattttaGACTATCAAGGAGATGAGAGAGAACTACATCAAGAAATCAGCTATATTGAGGGACAC
This region includes:
- the LOC105794942 gene encoding uncharacterized protein LOC105794942, with product MANRPDPDIDDDFSEIYKEYTGPLGSAVSKAEDRVKENKRSHAASNEEEEQRDPNAVPTDFTSREAKVWEAKSKATERNWKKRKEEEMICKICGESGHFTQGCPSTLGANRKSQDFFERVPARDPHARALFTEKVIQRIEKDIGCKIKMDEKFIIVSGKDRLILKKGVDAVHKVKDESDQRGSSSSRMSRSRSPERSPVGARLRRPESQRAHSGPHNSLHFQQRFGRQDKAVEDRVLEDLRKISRDSPQAYGNDGARSRSSHSKSPGRLPYGGNSFNSYDGHNRNMGAYRTEGWDTERRGSDLQSGNQFEYHAFPQTLDELELEFKREAMELGRIRDKEEDEENYKHRETIKEMRENYIKKSAILRDTHAKQWEEFLQFDAQRRQQQARQQMSASSFGAYKQQGYSEYDGPSVHAHYAGAGLPMDSRGRYPNPMENYSSRLHDSYGEFQRQRREDFGKAYNRY